A genomic stretch from Sphaerodactylus townsendi isolate TG3544 linkage group LG15, MPM_Stown_v2.3, whole genome shotgun sequence includes:
- the GOSR2 gene encoding Golgi SNAP receptor complex member 2, producing MEALYHQTNKQVHEVHSYMGQLETSDKQSVHLVENEIQARIDKIFSSLERLEIFCNKEPLNKRQNAKLRVDQLKYDIQHLQTALRNFQHRRYAREQQERQREELLAQTFTANDSDTTIPIDETLQFNESLQNAHRGMDDLIGSGTSILRGLRDQRVTLKGTHKKILDVANMLGLSNTVMRLTEKRAFQDKYFMLGGMVLTCVLMFLVVQYLT from the exons ATGGAAGCGCTGTATCATCAGACCAACAA GCAAGTCCATGAGGTCCACTCATACATGGGACAGCTCGAGACTTCAGACAAGCAGTCAGTCCACT TGGTGGAAAACGAGATTCAGGCCAGGATAGACAAGATCTTCAGCAGCTTGGAACGCCTGGAGATCTTTTGCAACAAGGAACCTCTGAACAAGCGTCAGAATGCCAAACT CCGAGTAGACCAATTGAAATATGACATCCAGCATTTGCAGACGGCCCTAAGAAACTTCCAGCATCGACGTTATGCGCGGGAGCAGCAGGAAAGACAGCGCGAGGAGCTTTTGGCCCAGACGTTTACAGCGAAT GATTCTGACACCACCATCCCAATTGACGAAACGTTACAATTTAATGAGTCCCTTCAAAATGCGCATCGTGGCATGGATGATCTTATTGGCAGCGGGACCAGCATCCTACGGGGCCTGAGGGATCAGAGAGTGACATTGAAG GGCACCCACAAGAAGATCCTGGATGTTGCCAACATGTTGGGCTTATCCAACACCGTCATGCGCCTCACTGAGAAGCGGGCCTTCCAGGACAAGTACTTCATGCTGGGCGGCATGGTGCTGACCTGCGTGCTCATGTTCCTCGTGGTGCAGTATCTGACGTGA